The following proteins are encoded in a genomic region of Ostrea edulis chromosome 7, xbOstEdul1.1, whole genome shotgun sequence:
- the LOC125656860 gene encoding uncharacterized protein LOC125656860 translates to MGSTPPEKYKYRHLQNFLHSRPILVGNTHTVDILKGPTGKLGIKLKVLSIGESETFCIVTHIKPECQLLNNSRLTQFECVLHVNGNEVSGLSEDQLFGLIDSIQSNIVTLIVYDVLKYSTESQRSLSSENYKRTRSQLSNSSESSNSMEVRKKLSGMKRMIKSNSVENDEKESSEHDSLLAGEQRQVSQVEQHFNTTSCYEEKVCSLPVMTEHYANNQQEQCQSLPEVSRICKECRNNNCTGQNHVMAVSKGSNSWAKSVGFIGSYEDLFKYPHRVKWDCSTKVVELKTSSQGKFGFSYKVKEFKNSTDDWYTLVTQVTQGGPADGRLMVGDWIRSIDGHALVNPNEALLLEKKLEKLKEVRIVFQRPEGMLPRHKTFQSSQRQETIETNPPHSPTCTPTVITDITGHPVKSNVPLPGSCSPLSSKIGGRSDGYSRQTSAVSQSSALSTGSCETRHIKPKGSLLDPSSLFTVQSLRPVSPGARVEQVQIFVPGLQPMDSSAGGLEDFQMKVRFPKVRIFICGTNAKQLSQLLLPNFLLPVDNTLRLFDRVCATMVMERSGEVGFEKWSQYDRLLQNDERARHASNDSLSHYDISTDTSYGGNLNCGAINTEIFIVYDEKFFLQCCPYLFTRTSVFLLTFDGDKMMKSPPSEIHRLQNMIHTIRGVAGYECLVQNYGILGTDSSDSASTASIDEVCTLFYTSHGYQVVKYNVPQHPQLFHMANGAKPDVDVQTSVWKFISEIQEKQHILLISMAMIHQLDLRRQSEVVCIEEEDFTAMFQEIVPGVDLGIRQVVWIELLDIGEILSSKASLLPVSSISQLDKLLFVRPDVLLDRIHQLQTVSPRIIQSNDGIKQIWLKLIATGFISQSDWSEICPQTDLYSMTNTKLHLSPEKVLLLLQAFGLTYRQEAIDGSHYFIPCFIPEPVYSETSENVTGCLYFQLRGNPPHISSMIYFHLVFRLNNASDTRYLAVTNNSICVIHHAGYELTLIHEKLRDRIQIQLIRVEKTVRLHAVLDWLTEVCKSSLWSEVKYVLGPACPLQEKCSYAQHTRKNSGELHVIDLAEGLPISCGNIKVDNQVKVWLKPSKKQQTGRHEALTHQDTETGSNASFKSFESPGPAPMYIKSLPYNVFRDVYENLQINVNGDWKCLAGLLGFTLGEIMVYESKPEPAKLLLIDLDQTRRMTVKQLVDVLAQPEMQRQDIIDKLSKFLNGA, encoded by the exons AGTATTGGTGAATCGGAAACATTCTGCATTGTAACTCACATTAAACCAGAGTGTCAACTGCTCAACAATTCACGTCTTACGCAGTTCGAGTGTGTTCTCCATGTTAATGGTAATGAAGTCAGTGGACTGTCCGAAGACCAGCTGTTCGGTCTGATTGACTCCATCCAGAGCAACATTGTTACATTAATTGTCTATGATGTCCTAAAGTATTCAACAGAATCGCAGAGGTCACTGAGCTCTGAGAACTACAAGAGAACGCGATCTCAGCTGTCAAACTCGAGCGAGTCGTCCAACTCTATGGAAGTCAGAAAGAAACTGAGTGGGATGAAACGGATGATCAAGTCCAACAGTGTCGAGAATGATGAAAAGGAATCCAGCGAGCATGACTCGCTACTCGCCGGAGAACAGAGACAGGTCTCACAGGTGGAACAGCACTTCAATACCACAAGTTGTTACGAGGAGAAAGTGTGCTCACTGCCAGTGATGACTGAACATTACGCTAATAACCAGCAAGAACAGTGTCAATCGTTGCCGGAAGTCTCCCGGATTTGTAAAGAGTGTAGAAACAATAACTGTACTGGACAGAATCATGTGATGGCGGTCAGTAAGGGAAGCAACTCCTGGGCAAAGTCGGTGGGGTTTATTGGAAGTTATGAAGACCTGTTTAAATACCCACATAGGGTCAAGTGGGACTGTTCCACTAAAGTTGTGGAATTAAAAACGTCCTCCCAGGGGAAGTTTGGTTTTTCATACAAGGTCAAAGAATTCAAGAAT AGCACAGATGATTGGTACACGCTCGTTACCCAGGTAACACAGGGTGGTCCGGCTGATGGCAGGTTAATGGTGGGTGACTGGATACGCTCCATTGATGGCCATGCTCTTGTTAATCCCAATGAG gCACTTCTCCTTGAGAAGAAACTGGAGAAGCTGAAGGAGGTGAGGATTGTGTTCCAGCGGCCAGAAGGAATGTTACCCAGGCACAAGACATTTCAGTCTAGTCAGCGCCAGGAGACCATTGAGACTAACCCCCCACACTCCCCCACCTGTACCCCGACCGTGATAACCGACATCACCGGACATCCGGTCAAATCTAACGTCCCTCTCCCCGGGAGCTGCTCCCCACTCAGTAGTAAGATAGGTGGAAGGTCCGATGGCTACAGTCGGCAAACCAGTGCTGTATCGCAGTCATCGGCTCTCAGCACAGGAAGCTGTGAAACACGACACATAAAGCCTAAGGGATCGCTTCTGGATCCCAGCAGTCTGTTTACGGTGCAATCCCTACGTCCTGTTTCACCCGGTGCAAGAGTAGAGCAGGTCCAGATTTTTGTCCCCGGATTGCAGCCAATGGATAGTTCAGCGGGAGGTCTAGAGGATTTTCAGATGAAAGTGAGGTTTCCCAAAGTTAGAATTTTTATCTGTGGCACCAATGCCAAGCAGCTGTCCCAGCTACTGTTACCCAATTTCTTGCTGCCTGTGGACAACACGCTCAGATTGTTTGACCGAGTGTGTGCAACCATGGTGATGGAAAGGTCGGGCGAGGTGGGATTTGAAAAGTGGTCCCAGTACGACCGACTTCTACAAAATGATGAGCGAGCACGGCACGCCAGCAATGATTCACTCAGCCACTATGATATTAGCACAGACACATCGTATGGTGGGAATCTCAACTGTGGAGCGATTAACACGgaaatttttattgtttatgatGAAAAATTCTTCCTTCAGTGTTGTCCTTATTTGTTTACGAGAACCAGCGTGTTTCTGTTGACGTTTGACGGGGATAAGATGATGAAGTCTCCACCCAGTGAGATTCACAGACTACAGAATATGATTCACACCATTCGCGGAGTAGCAGGATACGAGTGTCTCGTTCAGAATTACGGAATTCTGGGAACTGATTCATCAGACTCAGCATCGACAGCCTCCATTGATGAAGTCTGCACATTATTCTACACATCTCATGGCTATCAAGTTGTGAAATATAATGTTCCACAGCATCCACAGTTGTTCCACATGGCGAACGGGGCTAAGCCTGATGTGGATGTACAGACGAGTGTGTGGAAATTCATTAGTGAGATTCAGGAGAAACAACACATCCTTCTGATCTCCATGGCGATGATTCATCAGCTTGATCTGCGGAGACAGAGTGAGGTGGTGTGCATTGAGGAGGAGGATTTTACTGCAATGTTCCAGGAAATAGTTCCAGGGGTGGATCTAGGAATCAGACAGGTGGTGTGGATCGAACTGCTGGACATTGGAGAAATCCTGTCAAGTA AAGCTTCACTGCTCCCTGTGTCCAGCATTAGCCAGCTAGACAAACTTCTGTTTGTAAGACCGGATGTCCTATTGGATAGAATTCACCAATTACAGACGGTCTCCCCAAGAATCATCCAATCAAATGATGGCATTAAACAAATCTGGCTAAAACTCATTGCTACAGGTTTTATCTCACAATCTGATTGGTCAGAAATTTGTCCGCAAACAGACCTTTATTCAATGACCAACACGAAGCTACATCTCAGCCCAGAAAAAGTCCTGCTCCTACTGCAGGCTTTTGGATTGACCTACAGACAAGAGGCCATTGATGGCAGCCATTACTTCATTCCATGTTTTATTCCGGAGCCTGTGTATTCAGAGACATCGGAGAATGTGACAGGATGCCTGTATTTTCAGCTCCGAGGAAACCCACCGCACATATCTagtatgatttattttcatcttGTGTTCCGATTGAACAATGCCAGTGACACCCGCTACTTAGCAGTGACTAACAACTCTATCTGTGTGATTCACCATGCTGGCTACGAGCTCACACTGATCCACGAAAAACTCCGCGACAGGATTCAGATACAGCTGATCAG AGTAGAGAAGACTGTACGACTGCATGCAGTTTTAGATTGGCTAACCGAGGTCTGCAAATCAAGCCTATGGTCGGAGGTCAAATACGTGTTAGGTCCGGCATGCCCTTTACAAGAGAAGTGCAGCTATGCCCAGCACACCCGCAAGAACTCTGGGGAATTGCACGTTATTGACCTGGCGGAGGGGCTTCCCATTTCCTGTGGCAACATTAAGGTCGACAATCAGGTGAAGGTCTGGCTCAAG CCCTCAAAGAAGCAACAGACAGGACGACATGAAGCTCTGACCCACCAGGACACAGAGACAGGATCTAATGCAAGCTTCAAGTCCTTCGAGTCCCCCGGGCCTGCCCCCATGTACATCAAATCCCTTCCCTACAATGTGTTTAGAGATGTGTATGAGAACCTTCAAATCAATGTAAATGGGGACTGGAAATGTTTAGCAG GACTGCTTGGGTTCACCCTGGGAGAGATAATGGTATATGAATCAAAACCAGAACCAGCAAAACTGCTATTGATAGACCTGGACCAGACGCGGAGAATGACGGTCAAACAGCTGGTGGATGTCCTAGCCCAACCAGAAATGCAGCGACAAGACATCATTGATAAACTATCCAAATTCTTGAATGGAGCTTGA